The following coding sequences lie in one Yoonia sp. G8-12 genomic window:
- a CDS encoding O-acetylhomoserine aminocarboxypropyltransferase/cysteine synthase family protein has product MTDGPSYGFDTLQIHAGARPDPATGARQVPIYQTTAYVFRDADHAAALFNLQEVGYIYSRLTNPTVAALQERIATLEGGVGGVCCSSGHAAQLMALFPLMQPGRNIVASSRLYGGTVTQFSQTIKRFGWSAKFVDFDDHAAVAAAIDDDTRAVFCEAIANPGGHITDLDAISAISDAAGIPLIVDNTSATPYLCRPIEHGATLVVHSTTKYLTGNGTVTGGCVVDSGKFDWSANDKFPSLSEPEPAYHGLKFAETFGPLAFTFHGIAIGLRDLGMTMNPQAAHYTLMGIETLSLRMERHVENAMKIAKWLEDDPRTDYVTYAGLESSPYAKLIPKICPKGAGALFTVAVKGGYDACIKLVDSLEIFSHVANLGDTRSLIIHSASTTHRQLTAEQQEAAGAGPGIVRLSIGIEDADDLIADLDQALTKATA; this is encoded by the coding sequence ATGACTGACGGCCCGAGCTATGGCTTTGATACGCTGCAAATTCACGCAGGCGCCCGCCCTGATCCGGCAACCGGTGCGCGCCAAGTGCCGATCTACCAGACCACCGCCTATGTGTTCCGTGATGCCGACCACGCGGCGGCTTTGTTCAACCTGCAAGAGGTGGGCTACATCTATTCCCGCCTGACCAACCCGACGGTTGCCGCCTTGCAGGAACGCATCGCGACACTTGAGGGCGGTGTTGGCGGTGTGTGCTGTTCATCCGGTCACGCAGCGCAACTGATGGCGCTGTTCCCGCTGATGCAGCCGGGGCGTAATATCGTGGCGTCCAGCCGTCTTTATGGTGGCACCGTCACGCAGTTCAGCCAGACCATCAAACGCTTTGGCTGGTCTGCGAAATTCGTAGACTTTGATGACCACGCCGCTGTTGCCGCCGCGATTGACGACGACACCCGCGCCGTATTCTGCGAAGCCATCGCCAACCCCGGTGGGCATATCACCGACCTTGATGCGATCTCGGCTATTTCAGACGCCGCAGGCATTCCACTGATCGTGGATAACACATCGGCCACGCCGTACCTGTGCCGCCCGATTGAACATGGGGCGACTTTGGTTGTGCATTCGACCACCAAGTATCTGACCGGCAACGGCACCGTCACCGGCGGCTGTGTGGTCGATAGCGGCAAATTCGACTGGTCCGCCAACGACAAATTCCCCTCGCTCAGCGAACCGGAGCCTGCCTATCACGGCCTGAAATTCGCCGAAACCTTCGGCCCGCTGGCTTTTACCTTCCACGGTATTGCCATCGGCCTGCGCGATCTGGGTATGACGATGAACCCGCAGGCGGCGCATTACACGCTGATGGGGATCGAGACATTGTCGCTGCGTATGGAAAGGCATGTGGAGAACGCGATGAAAATCGCCAAATGGCTCGAGGATGATCCACGCACGGATTATGTGACCTACGCGGGGCTTGAGAGTTCGCCTTACGCCAAACTGATCCCGAAAATCTGTCCGAAAGGGGCCGGTGCGTTGTTCACGGTCGCTGTGAAGGGCGGATATGACGCTTGCATCAAGCTGGTCGATAGCCTTGAGATATTTAGCCATGTGGCTAACCTTGGGGATACGCGCAGTTTGATCATTCATTCGGCCTCGACGACGCACCGTCAGTTGACGGCCGAACAGCAAGAGGCAGCAGGCGCTGGCCCCGGGATCGTGCGTTTGTCCATCGGGATCGAAGATGCCGACGATCTGATTGCCGATCTCGATCAGGCACTTACGAAAGCCACGGCTTAA
- the hppD gene encoding 4-hydroxyphenylpyruvate dioxygenase: MGPFPHDAPKATITAENPAGTDGFEFVEFAHPEPETLRTLFAQMGYTHTATHKTKDIQLWQQGDITYVINNEPGSHARAFVEEHGPCAPSMGWRVVDAQHAFDHAVSKGAVPYEGNGKALNVPAIVGIGGSLIYFIDQYYEANPYNAEFNWVSDAHPAGVGFHYLDHLTHNVHKGNMDVWFKFYGDLFNFHEIRFFDIEGKFTGLLSRALTSPCGRIRIPINEDRGETGQIVEYLKRYKGEGIQHIAVGAHDLYDATDEIAARGIKFMPKPPEAYYDLSYTRVVGHDEPKERMMKHGILIDGEGVVDGGETRILLQIFSKTVIGPIFFEFIQRKGDDGFGEGNFKALFESIEADQIDRGVLKAS, from the coding sequence ATGGGACCTTTTCCGCACGACGCCCCGAAAGCCACAATCACCGCTGAAAACCCAGCCGGCACCGACGGTTTTGAATTCGTTGAATTTGCGCATCCAGAGCCAGAGACCCTGCGCACGCTGTTTGCGCAGATGGGCTATACCCATACTGCCACGCACAAAACCAAAGACATCCAGCTTTGGCAGCAGGGCGATATTACCTATGTGATCAACAATGAACCGGGCAGTCATGCGCGCGCGTTTGTCGAAGAGCATGGCCCCTGCGCGCCCTCGATGGGCTGGCGTGTCGTTGATGCGCAGCATGCCTTTGATCATGCGGTCAGCAAAGGGGCGGTTCCCTATGAAGGGAACGGCAAAGCCTTGAATGTGCCGGCTATTGTCGGCATTGGCGGCAGCTTGATCTATTTCATTGATCAGTATTACGAAGCGAACCCTTATAATGCAGAATTCAACTGGGTGTCAGACGCGCATCCTGCGGGTGTCGGTTTCCACTATCTCGATCACCTGACCCACAATGTGCATAAAGGAAACATGGACGTTTGGTTCAAGTTCTACGGCGATCTGTTCAATTTCCACGAAATCCGCTTCTTTGATATCGAGGGCAAGTTTACCGGGCTTTTGTCCCGCGCGCTCACATCGCCTTGCGGGCGGATCCGCATCCCGATCAACGAGGATCGGGGTGAAACGGGGCAGATCGTGGAATACCTCAAGCGGTATAAAGGCGAAGGGATCCAACATATCGCGGTTGGGGCACATGACCTTTATGACGCCACAGATGAGATTGCCGCGCGCGGCATCAAATTCATGCCCAAGCCGCCTGAGGCCTATTATGACCTTAGCTATACCCGCGTCGTCGGCCATGACGAGCCCAAAGAACGGATGATGAAACACGGTATCCTGATTGACGGCGAAGGTGTTGTGGATGGCGGCGAAACCCGCATCCTGTTGCAGATCTTCTCAAAGACCGTGATCGGCCCAATCTTTTTTGAATTCATCCAACGCAAAGGCGACGACGGCTTTGGCGAAGGGAATTTCAAAGCATTGTTTGAAAGCATCGAAGCCGACCAGATCGACCGTGGTGTCCTGAAGGCCAGCTGA
- a CDS encoding Lrp/AsnC family transcriptional regulator yields the protein MTLDAADLELLATLQRDSAKTAQELGDALNMSASQAGRRKQRLEAEGYIAGYRASLSPEKVGLSVQGFIQVVMATHTEKNARDFVQLTKTRPEIVGAWTLTGEADYLLRVYCRDLAALNLLVQQVLLPHPAVSRVQSQIVMERIKPDAPLPL from the coding sequence ATGACACTCGACGCCGCAGATCTGGAACTTCTCGCCACATTGCAACGCGATTCCGCAAAAACCGCGCAAGAATTGGGCGATGCCCTGAACATGTCTGCATCGCAGGCAGGACGGCGCAAACAGCGGCTGGAGGCTGAAGGCTATATTGCAGGCTACCGCGCCTCTCTCTCACCCGAAAAAGTGGGGCTTTCGGTGCAGGGGTTCATTCAGGTGGTGATGGCTACACATACTGAAAAGAACGCGCGCGATTTTGTACAACTGACCAAGACACGGCCCGAAATTGTCGGCGCTTGGACCCTTACCGGTGAGGCCGATTATCTATTGCGGGTCTATTGCCGTGATCTGGCAGCGCTGAACCTGCTGGTCCAACAGGTCTTGCTGCCCCACCCCGCCGTAAGCCGTGTGCAAAGCCAGATTGTCATGGAACGGATCAAGCCTGACGCACCCTTGCCACTCTAG
- a CDS encoding cation:proton antiporter, with product MESFLFQATIYLGAAVIAVPLAARFGLGSVLGYLLAGIIIGPVAGLVGSETQDLQHFAEFGVVMMLFLIGLELDPRALWNMRQRLLGLGGLQILLTMLAISGGAIALGYDLSTAIAVGMIFALSSTAIVLQTLTEKGLMQTSGGRSTFSVLLAQDIAVIPMLALLPLLAVPAVMSLSPDGSMMLAANEHGDEHHAVVSLVDGLPGWGVTLVTLGAVAVVILAGTFLTRPVFRYIHHARLREMYTALALLMVVATAVLMTMVGLSPALGTFLAGVVLANSEFRHELESDLAPFKGLLLGLFFITVGAGIDFTLLFGDPARILGLALAVMVIKGLILYGLALLFKLHKKDRWLFTLGLAQAGEFGFVLISFSLQQGVLTGGLAGQLLLVTALSMLITPLLFIVYELIIKRMGDVEEAEHDEVDEQGTVIIAGIGRFGQIVNRLVRSAGFETVVVDNDLATVQMMRKFGFRGFFGDPTRPDLLNAAGLEDAKILVVAVDDREASNKLVRYARKVRPNLHIIARARDRIHVHELYDAGADDIVREMFDSSLRAGRYALENLGLSEFEASEVEQAFYRHDRKALRELAELWKPGVPISQLPEYVARARELNASLEMELTVRQQASEKKSGQGSE from the coding sequence ATGGAATCCTTCCTGTTTCAAGCGACAATCTATCTTGGTGCGGCCGTCATCGCGGTACCCCTGGCTGCGCGTTTCGGGCTTGGCTCTGTGCTGGGGTATTTGCTTGCGGGGATCATCATCGGGCCTGTTGCCGGATTGGTCGGCAGCGAAACGCAGGATTTGCAGCATTTCGCAGAATTTGGCGTTGTCATGATGTTGTTCCTGATCGGACTAGAGCTTGACCCGCGCGCGCTCTGGAATATGCGTCAACGCCTGCTGGGTTTGGGCGGCTTGCAGATCCTTCTGACCATGCTGGCAATCAGCGGCGGCGCCATAGCTCTGGGTTATGATCTGTCCACGGCCATAGCGGTGGGGATGATCTTTGCGCTCTCATCCACCGCGATCGTTTTGCAGACCCTCACAGAGAAGGGTCTGATGCAAACCAGCGGTGGACGATCCACGTTTTCGGTGCTTCTGGCGCAGGATATCGCGGTCATCCCGATGCTGGCGCTGCTGCCCCTGCTCGCCGTGCCAGCGGTGATGAGCCTTTCGCCCGACGGCTCGATGATGCTTGCGGCAAATGAACATGGCGACGAACATCATGCGGTTGTCAGCCTTGTTGATGGTCTGCCCGGTTGGGGTGTGACGCTGGTGACACTGGGGGCGGTGGCCGTCGTTATTCTGGCGGGGACGTTTCTGACACGCCCTGTCTTTCGGTATATCCACCATGCCCGCTTGCGCGAAATGTACACCGCACTTGCGCTGCTGATGGTGGTGGCCACGGCTGTTTTGATGACCATGGTGGGGCTGTCACCAGCCTTGGGTACGTTCCTTGCGGGTGTCGTTCTTGCCAACTCCGAGTTCCGGCACGAACTGGAAAGCGACCTTGCGCCGTTCAAAGGCCTGCTCTTGGGGTTGTTCTTTATCACCGTGGGCGCGGGTATCGACTTTACGCTGCTTTTCGGCGATCCCGCGCGCATCCTGGGCCTCGCGTTGGCCGTAATGGTGATCAAGGGTCTGATCCTCTATGGCCTCGCGCTGCTTTTCAAGCTGCACAAAAAAGACCGCTGGCTCTTTACGCTTGGCCTTGCACAGGCAGGTGAATTTGGCTTTGTCCTGATCTCTTTCTCGCTGCAGCAAGGGGTGTTGACAGGCGGGCTTGCTGGGCAGCTTTTGCTTGTGACCGCACTTTCCATGCTGATCACACCGCTACTTTTCATCGTTTACGAGCTTATCATCAAACGGATGGGCGACGTCGAAGAGGCCGAACATGACGAGGTCGATGAACAAGGCACGGTCATCATCGCAGGCATCGGGCGGTTCGGGCAGATCGTGAACCGCTTGGTGCGCAGTGCGGGGTTTGAAACGGTCGTCGTGGACAATGATCTGGCCACAGTACAGATGATGCGCAAATTCGGGTTTCGCGGTTTCTTTGGCGACCCGACGCGCCCTGATCTGCTGAATGCGGCGGGACTGGAAGACGCCAAAATCCTTGTCGTGGCGGTTGATGACCGCGAGGCGAGCAACAAGTTGGTGCGCTATGCGCGCAAGGTCCGGCCCAATCTGCATATTATCGCGCGCGCCCGCGACCGCATTCATGTGCACGAACTTTATGATGCAGGTGCCGACGACATCGTGCGCGAAATGTTCGACAGCTCTTTGCGGGCGGGGCGCTATGCGCTGGAAAACCTCGGGCTGTCCGAATTCGAAGCGTCAGAGGTCGAACAGGCCTTCTATCGGCACGACCGCAAAGCGCTGCGCGAGTTGGCGGAACTGTGGAAACCGGGCGTTCCGATTTCACAACTGCCAGAATACGTGGCGCGTGCGCGCGAACTGAACGCCTCGCTGGAAATGGAACTGACCGTCCGCCAGCAAGCCAGCGAAAAGAAAAGCGGCCAAGGTTCAGAATGA
- the cobS gene encoding adenosylcobinamide-GDP ribazoletransferase, translating to MYKHDNRLIAGIDLPAALGLLTRLPVAVDGTRAMDRGAASAWAYPLVGVVLGVILAAATAVMVWIGIPSGIVAGLVLAGAVILTGAMHEDGLADSADGLWGGWDKVRRLQIMKDSHIGVYGVCAIGLSLLIRWLALVVIVSMGAYWVAFIAAGAVSRAAMVVLMAALPNARDSGLSKNVGRPSSAAVWLAVAIAIGFALLCGYPWVILSAGIAALCCGLIARAKIGGQTGDILGATQQVTEMVSLITIVVLIT from the coding sequence TTGTACAAACACGACAACCGCTTGATCGCAGGAATTGATCTGCCTGCCGCACTTGGATTGCTGACGCGATTGCCTGTTGCGGTTGATGGCACGCGCGCGATGGATCGGGGTGCGGCGTCGGCGTGGGCCTATCCGCTGGTGGGTGTTGTGCTGGGTGTTATTCTGGCTGCTGCGACCGCCGTGATGGTCTGGATCGGCATTCCCTCCGGTATTGTCGCGGGGCTGGTATTGGCAGGCGCGGTCATCCTGACCGGTGCGATGCACGAAGATGGTTTGGCCGATAGCGCCGATGGTCTGTGGGGCGGCTGGGACAAGGTGCGTCGCTTGCAGATCATGAAAGACAGCCACATCGGCGTGTACGGCGTTTGCGCAATTGGCTTGTCGCTGTTGATCCGCTGGTTGGCGCTGGTGGTGATCGTGTCGATGGGGGCCTATTGGGTGGCGTTCATTGCGGCAGGTGCGGTCAGCCGTGCAGCGATGGTGGTGCTGATGGCGGCATTGCCCAATGCCCGCGACAGCGGTCTGAGCAAAAACGTCGGGCGCCCTTCATCTGCGGCGGTCTGGTTGGCGGTGGCTATCGCGATTGGATTTGCACTGCTTTGCGGCTACCCTTGGGTGATCCTGTCCGCTGGAATCGCGGCGCTCTGCTGTGGTTTGATTGCACGCGCCAAAATTGGCGGTCAGACGGGTGATATTCTGGGCGCAACGCAGCAGGTGACTGAAATGGTTTCGCTGATCACGATTGTGGTTTTAATAACCTAG
- a CDS encoding FG-GAP repeat domain-containing protein: MIRTVAWVAVMATSACAETIVSADYTAPTDRYAHGILGDAIEWGELQITTDTATHRFVLSQDRVFEDTAPRLADVDGDGRPEVVVVETLASAGAQLAVYDATGKIAATPHIGRTNRWLAPIGVADLDGDGMIEIAYIDRPHLAKTLRIWRFVDGALDPVADLPGLTNHRIGERDIGGGIRNCGDGPEMITANADWTQVMATRLTDDALTTRMIGAHVDRGSFATALACGTLP, encoded by the coding sequence TTGATCCGTACTGTTGCATGGGTGGCTGTCATGGCCACCTCTGCCTGTGCCGAAACGATTGTCTCGGCTGACTATACCGCCCCGACAGATCGTTACGCCCATGGCATTTTGGGCGATGCGATTGAGTGGGGCGAACTCCAGATTACCACAGATACGGCCACACATCGCTTTGTGCTGTCTCAGGACCGTGTGTTCGAAGATACAGCACCCCGCCTTGCCGATGTTGATGGTGATGGCCGCCCCGAAGTGGTCGTTGTCGAAACCCTTGCAAGTGCTGGCGCGCAGCTTGCCGTCTATGACGCGACTGGCAAGATCGCCGCTACCCCGCACATTGGACGCACCAACCGTTGGCTTGCCCCGATTGGCGTGGCCGATCTGGACGGGGATGGCATGATCGAGATCGCCTATATCGACCGTCCGCATCTGGCCAAAACCCTGCGTATCTGGCGGTTTGTCGACGGCGCGCTTGATCCTGTCGCAGACCTGCCCGGCCTAACCAACCACCGGATCGGCGAGCGTGATATCGGTGGCGGTATCCGCAACTGCGGCGACGGGCCCGAGATGATCACCGCCAATGCGGACTGGACCCAAGTGATGGCAACAAGGCTGACGGACGATGCACTGACGACCCGTATGATCGGGGCGCATGTGGACAGGGGGTCTTTTGCGACGGCCTTGGCCTGCGGCACACTGCCCTAG
- a CDS encoding 2Fe-2S iron-sulfur cluster-binding protein, with product MAKITYVEYGGKEHVVDVASGLTVMEGARDNGIPGIEADCGGACACSTCHVYIDDAWVEKLPAKDAMEEDMLDFAYEPDPVKSRLTCQLKVTDALDGLRVQMPEKQI from the coding sequence ATGGCCAAGATTACTTACGTGGAATATGGCGGCAAAGAACATGTTGTGGATGTCGCCAGCGGACTGACCGTGATGGAAGGTGCGCGTGATAACGGCATTCCGGGGATCGAGGCCGATTGCGGCGGTGCTTGTGCGTGTTCCACATGCCACGTCTATATTGATGACGCTTGGGTTGAAAAGCTGCCTGCCAAGGACGCGATGGAAGAGGACATGCTTGATTTCGCCTACGAGCCGGACCCGGTGAAATCGCGTCTGACCTGTCAGTTGAAGGTCACCGATGCGCTGGACGGTCTGCGCGTGCAGATGCCGGAAAAACAGATTTGA
- a CDS encoding TAXI family TRAP transporter solute-binding subunit: protein MNYLTKAVLAAGVAVTASMAQAQEAEPASYILATASTGGTYYPVGVALSTLIKVKLEPSQSIGMSAISSAGSGENVRLIREGEAQFGILQGLFGYYAATGTGPVSEPQENLRSVTMLWQNVEQFVVSADAVNTGTMADMVALEGAAMAFGAQNSGTIGSNGALLAGLGRDINTDYELVFGGYGPAADALQNGQVKGLGAPAGVPTGAISQLMASAGDGVKMLDFTDEELAAADGGRELWTRYVIPAGTYPGQTADINTIAQPNFLATSADLPEENVYQITKTIYENLPFLQAIHPATAAMSLEAAIAGLPVPLHPGAARFYQEQGIEIPARLIAN from the coding sequence ATGAACTATCTAACAAAAGCCGTGCTTGCGGCTGGTGTTGCTGTAACTGCATCGATGGCACAGGCCCAAGAGGCCGAGCCAGCGAGCTATATCCTCGCAACTGCATCCACGGGCGGCACGTATTATCCTGTTGGCGTCGCACTTTCGACGCTGATCAAGGTCAAGCTTGAGCCAAGCCAGAGTATTGGCATGTCGGCAATCAGCTCGGCCGGGTCCGGCGAAAACGTCCGCCTGATCCGTGAAGGCGAAGCGCAGTTCGGTATTTTGCAGGGTCTGTTCGGTTACTATGCCGCGACAGGCACTGGTCCGGTCAGCGAACCACAGGAAAATCTGCGCTCGGTCACTATGCTATGGCAGAACGTAGAACAGTTTGTTGTATCGGCCGATGCGGTGAACACAGGCACGATGGCCGATATGGTCGCCCTTGAGGGTGCGGCAATGGCCTTTGGCGCGCAGAACTCTGGGACAATCGGGTCGAACGGCGCACTGCTGGCCGGTCTTGGCCGTGATATCAACACGGACTATGAACTTGTCTTTGGTGGCTACGGCCCAGCAGCGGATGCGCTGCAAAACGGCCAGGTCAAAGGCCTTGGCGCGCCCGCAGGTGTACCAACGGGTGCGATCAGCCAGTTGATGGCCTCTGCAGGGGACGGCGTGAAAATGCTCGACTTTACGGATGAAGAGCTTGCCGCTGCTGATGGCGGTCGTGAACTTTGGACGCGCTATGTGATCCCTGCTGGCACCTACCCGGGCCAGACGGCAGACATCAACACCATCGCGCAGCCAAACTTCTTGGCCACAAGCGCCGATCTGCCCGAAGAGAACGTGTATCAGATCACCAAGACGATCTATGAAAACCTGCCCTTCCTGCAGGCGATTCATCCGGCCACAGCGGCCATGTCGCTTGAAGCCGCAATTGCAGGCCTGCCTGTGCCGCTGCACCCCGGTGCGGCACGGTTCTATCAAGAGCAAGGGATCGAAATCCCTGCCCGCCTGATCGCAAACTAA
- a CDS encoding TRAP transporter permease translates to MSDETPADVALQREFTGLTNTALSILCFLIAVGHIYVAFDPLISEFQRNAYHFAGFAFLAAVLHPLIKGKTRSKPMLAFDLTLGCLVAAAAIYVPYAENGIYARDVKFAPLDWVAAIVCIVGAIELTRRLTGWVIPCLIIISITYVGWWGQLVSGVFSFPGLRWESIAFRSIYGDDAMFGTIARISSTFVFLFIIFGAFLLRSGAGDFVINISRAIAGRLVGGPGIVAVIASGLTGTISGSAVANTASTGVITIPLMKKAGFPPKFAGGVEAASSTGGQLMPPIMGAGAFVMASFTQIPYETIVAVAALPALLYFLSVVFFVRIEARRLGLKPMESDGETLGSAFKKGGASFVIPIGLLIGLLVSGFTPAYAAVFGIIAVIGSSWLTQNPMGPRAVFEALVMGTKGMVMTAVLLCAVGLVVNVIATAGVGNTFSLMIADWAGGNLLIAIIMVAIASLVLGMGLPVTAAYIVLATLSAPALAGMIADRFVIDAMAAGTMGDAANAVLMLGLPDPSVLMAGSISIEDATAIVRGLPLEIAAPLRDIVVPQDVTVLAILSAHMIIFWLSQDSNVTPPVALAAFTAAAIAKAPAMATGFASWKLAKGLYIVPLMMAYTPFLSGDWGVMLVIFAFGVVGIYAIAGALQGCLEAPLNPVLRVVSGVAGALCLWPAPLWVHLVATAVVIALVIYNARQLRRTVAA, encoded by the coding sequence ATGTCTGACGAAACCCCTGCCGACGTTGCCCTGCAACGCGAGTTTACCGGGCTGACAAATACCGCACTTTCGATCTTGTGCTTTTTGATCGCGGTCGGCCATATCTATGTGGCCTTTGATCCACTGATCTCCGAATTTCAGCGTAATGCCTATCACTTCGCGGGGTTCGCGTTTCTGGCCGCCGTGCTGCATCCGCTTATCAAAGGCAAGACGCGCAGCAAACCCATGCTGGCGTTTGACCTTACGCTTGGTTGCCTTGTGGCGGCGGCGGCGATCTATGTTCCCTACGCCGAAAACGGTATCTACGCCCGCGATGTAAAATTTGCGCCGCTGGACTGGGTGGCGGCCATTGTCTGTATCGTCGGGGCGATCGAACTGACCCGCCGTCTGACAGGGTGGGTCATTCCCTGTCTCATCATCATTTCTATCACCTATGTCGGCTGGTGGGGGCAATTGGTCAGCGGGGTGTTTTCGTTTCCCGGGCTCCGCTGGGAATCCATCGCCTTTCGTTCGATTTACGGCGACGACGCGATGTTCGGCACGATTGCGCGGATTTCATCGACTTTCGTCTTTCTTTTCATCATCTTCGGGGCGTTCCTGCTGCGCTCTGGCGCGGGTGATTTCGTCATCAATATCTCACGCGCGATTGCTGGGCGGCTTGTCGGGGGGCCGGGCATCGTTGCTGTGATTGCTTCGGGGCTGACCGGCACGATTTCGGGCTCTGCTGTGGCGAATACGGCATCTACCGGTGTCATCACGATCCCGCTGATGAAGAAAGCGGGCTTTCCGCCCAAATTTGCTGGCGGGGTTGAGGCGGCTTCTTCCACCGGCGGGCAGTTGATGCCACCGATCATGGGCGCAGGTGCGTTCGTGATGGCCAGTTTTACACAAATCCCGTACGAGACCATCGTGGCGGTCGCGGCCCTGCCTGCGCTGCTTTACTTTCTTTCGGTGGTCTTTTTTGTCCGGATTGAGGCCCGCCGTCTGGGCCTTAAGCCGATGGAAAGCGATGGCGAAACGCTTGGGTCCGCCTTCAAGAAAGGTGGCGCAAGTTTTGTAATTCCGATCGGCCTTTTGATCGGGCTTCTGGTGTCGGGCTTTACCCCTGCTTATGCCGCCGTTTTCGGGATCATTGCCGTGATCGGGTCTAGCTGGCTGACGCAAAACCCTATGGGCCCGCGCGCTGTGTTCGAGGCGCTTGTGATGGGCACCAAAGGGATGGTCATGACGGCGGTGTTGCTGTGTGCAGTGGGCCTGGTGGTCAACGTGATCGCGACCGCAGGGGTCGGCAATACCTTTAGCCTGATGATCGCGGATTGGGCCGGTGGCAATCTGTTGATCGCCATCATCATGGTCGCGATTGCCAGCCTTGTGCTTGGGATGGGCCTGCCGGTGACGGCGGCCTATATCGTGCTTGCAACCCTGTCCGCCCCTGCCCTTGCAGGTATGATCGCAGACCGGTTTGTCATTGATGCAATGGCCGCTGGCACGATGGGTGACGCGGCCAATGCGGTGCTGATGTTGGGTCTGCCCGATCCATCGGTGCTGATGGCCGGATCAATCAGCATTGAGGACGCAACAGCGATTGTGCGTGGCTTGCCGCTTGAGATCGCGGCCCCTCTGCGGGATATCGTCGTGCCGCAAGACGTGACCGTTCTGGCCATTCTATCGGCCCATATGATCATCTTCTGGCTAAGCCAGGACAGCAATGTGACACCGCCGGTGGCGCTTGCCGCGTTTACGGCAGCGGCAATCGCCAAAGCACCCGCAATGGCGACAGGGTTCGCAAGCTGGAAATTGGCAAAGGGCCTTTATATCGTACCACTGATGATGGCCTACACCCCTTTTCTGTCAGGGGATTGGGGCGTGATGCTGGTGATCTTTGCCTTCGGTGTCGTCGGGATCTATGCGATAGCAGGCGCGCTTCAGGGGTGCCTTGAGGCACCATTAAATCCGGTGTTGCGTGTGGTATCGGGCGTGGCGGGCGCGCTTTGTCTTTGGCCCGCCCCGCTTTGGGTACATCTGGTCGCAACTGCGGTCGTAATAGCGCTTGTAATATACAACGCGCGCCAGTTGCGCCGCACGGTTGCGGCCTAA